aatgtagcaaaataaataaacacattcaaCATATTCCAATTATCTATCTGATATGCAtctatattaaccgattgtttCTTTGATCTTAAAGGACTATTCAGTGTTGATAAGAGAGCGCAGTCAAGCCACGCCTCCATAATATGACGCATCTCCAACAGTGGCGTCATTAAAACATGGCGGCAGAGATGATAAACATTCACTTTTAACCGAGTAAAATTCACAACTGAGCTAAGATCCCTAAATTACATTCATAGAGTACAAACATTGACATTTGTCATATCGTCGCACACACACTGAACATTTCTTGTTGCAAGGCGAAGATATCAAGTAGGAATATCCAGTGTCTGACTTTGAATGGAGAACTCATCTTTATTCCATACTCAAAAGTACGTAGGCTACATTATTTTAACTGCGTAATATGTACTTTTAGTGCGTAGTGCAAGTATGCGAGTTGGGATTCAGGCAAATGAACGTCGGCAATATTCTTACTCTGAACGTAAAGATACACTTCGAAACAATCAGAAACTGAAATCTGTGACATATCACTATTGaaagatggcgtttattaaagaggagagtgaaggcACAAGTTATCCACAAACAAGCACAGTGAAAAATGAAGATACAAAGGAAAAAAGAGGTTTGTGAACATTTATGATTCCTGATATTAAAGTAACAAAGTTTCAGGAAACTCAGTATGAGCTAGTTTGGGCTGGTGTTTAGttaattcatttatatttaccATAAAATAGAGTATGAAATATTTGTTTCTTACAATAGCTTGAGTAATAGAATGGTACTATTTACTTACCAGTGTTGTAGAAATGCTGTTTCAAACCGTGTTGCTTCTTGAGTGTCACAAGGGTTTTATTTGGTCACAGAAAATCATGTGGTGATGGTTATGCACAAAATATGTGTAGCCCTATATTAGGTTTTGGgaaattaaagttgtttttaattGCTTCAAtaattacttaaagggttagttcacccaaaaatgaaaattctgtcatttattacttaacctcatgccgttccacacccgtaagacctttgttaatcttcagaacacaaattaagatattttagttgaaatcagATAGCTCCGTTAGGcctccataaaggtactaaaaacatatttaaatcggttcatgtgagtacagtggttcaatattaatattataaagcaacgagaatatttttggagcgccaaaaaacaaaataacgacttatttagtgatggccgatttcaaaacactgcttcaggaagcatcggagcataaattaaTCGGTGTGTCGAATCAtaattcagatcgcgtgtcaaaccgccaactgctgaaatcacgtgactttgacgcTCCGAACAGCatattcgatacactgattcatctgtgctccgatgcttcctgaagcagtgttttgaaatcggccatcactaaataagtcgttattttgtttttgtttttttggcgctccaaaaatattctcgtcactttataatattaatattgaaccactgtactcacatgaaccgatttaaatatgtttttagtacctttatggatcttgagagaacaagtgtccattgctccctatggaggccaaacggagctatcggatttcaactaaaatatcttaatttgtgttctgaagattaacgaaggtcttatgggtgtggaacggcatgagggtaagtaataaatgacagaattttcatttttgggtgaactaaccctttaaatacgtATTCTATAGATTTCATCAAAACTGTGATACAGTAATTGTTGAATACAGTAACTGTCAAAGGTGGTATTGATGGGGTggtataaatatacatatgatATGATGTGTATAATGTTAATAACATAATTTTATGTTAGATAATAGTTTATCAAACATATTTGGGATATTTGAAAAGGACATATGTGCCAAGTTCTTGTGTTCGtatggttttaaaaaaatattatttcaagaaATATGCCATGTGGCGTAACCATCAAACcaaaattaatacaatttttcCTTACATCTTGAATACAACTTAATCTTAATATTGTCATTGACTGATTTAttgttttcaaaacattcacTCAATGTACCTCAGCCAGTTTGCCAGATTTTGGAGGATGTAGATTTAAAGAAATTACTAGAAAAAAGACTctgatgcatttaaaatgtctaATTAACATGAGCAACACAACTTTAATGATCATAATAATGgtagtaaataaaaatatatatataattatggtaTAGAAggatataatttaatttattttcatatttcatcatctttaaattatatttacatttttatattccaTTTTAGATCTAATTGAACTCAGAGAGGAACATCAAGATCTGAatgaagtggaggagaaacatcattTCACAAGTGGAGAAAATGATATGAGCTCCTCACAAACCGAAGCGAATGCCTCACAAACAATAACAGAAGCCAACAGATCTTTCgcctgccctcagtgtggaaagagattcACTACTAAAGGAAACCTTAAGGCACACGtaagaattcatactggagaaaatcCTTTCAACTGCACTCAGTGTGAGAAGAGTTTCCCATTTAAAGGAAGACTTAAAATGCACATGAGAAGTCACACTGGTGAAAAGCCGTTCatctgccctcagtgtggaaacagTTACCAATGTCAAACATACCTTAATAGGCACCTGAGAATTCACGACGCAGAGAACCCTTTCTTCTGTGcgcagtgtggaaaaagttttacTGCGAGACAAAATTTTAACcgtcacatgagaattcacactggagaaaagcctttcacGTGTTCTCATTGTAGGAAGAGTTTCCCATGTGAACAATATCTTAAAAGGCACATAAAATTTCACAGTGCagaaaagcctttcacctgctctCAGTGCGGACAAAGTTTCACAGTGAAAGGAAGTCTTAAGTATCACATGTCaatccacaccggagagaaacCCTTCACATGCCCTCAGTGTGGGAAGTGTTTTACACGTAGAGAAGCCTTTAAGACGCACttgagaattcatactggagaaaagccgTTCGCGTGCCATCACTGCGAGGAGAGTTTCACGCATAAAGGAAGACTTCAGACGCACATGAGAATCCACACTGGAAAAAAGCCTTTCGCGTGCCTCCAGTgcgggaagagtttcacacgtAAAGGAACCTTTACTGCGCACATGAGaatccacaccggagagaagcctttcacatgTGAACAGTGTGGAGAGAGTTTTACGTGTAAAGTAAGACTCAATACTCACATCagaatccacactggagaaagacCTTTCTCATGCCAGCAGTGTGAGAAGAGTTTCACATGGGCAAGAAGTCTAAAAAATCATGTGTGCGCTCATTCTGTCTTGAATTGTGATCGGAGTGGCACAGAATTCACTTCAGCGTCAGCCGTACAAACACACAGGGATATTCACGAAAATGAGCTGTACTCGTGTTCACTTTGGGAAAAGAGTCCTGAAAACCACTGGTattatgaagaagattgaaaactaaggaaaattctgtcctctctTTGGGTGGTGCCTTTTGTGAAAACCTACTCCTcttcccccaaaacaggtgttggtgcagtaaatatttataacccttttgttctggtctgtatataaggtaaattgcaaagcagtcaggggcGATCTTCTGTAGCCAGAGACCCCCACACAGTGATGGACAAGTGTCTTCAAACACTAATCCACCACTGTGTGCATGTGCATTTCAACCTAACTGCCTAActaatgtaattggcatgagacatttttacttgacaaataaaatgttatatttggtttattctgtattattcttaattcattatttctagTAGATTAAAGTGAAGATATAAcctcaaatctgtgttcaggattgATCATACGGAAGGTTTAATAGATGGAGCATAGGGCACATCAATTAATTCCATTTCGATTTCTGACTATCGCTGccttaaaggtggtaaagaggatgttttgttttacacatttttgcaatattacttgaaactgtctttactaactgataaaagactatttattaggtgcactgaaaggaataatattaatatacatcatctgtgcacgaggtagggccttaaaaacatcagccaatcgtttacgcgatcatcgcgtaaacgattggccctctggcttatcaatcactgccattacgttccttgtgaaagacatGCGCGGATTggctctctggcttgtcaatcactgccatgacgttcattgtgagagacgtgcgcggatgcgcgctccagtaactttccacactccacaggcgccgcatgcaatgtttttgtcaggagacaggagtaacaactgcagattatgagttacctgcagtgagtccgacataatgaatccactaacacgacacagcgaatgccggtggtaaacaaacactcatgttccaatactcgtgcacgagttttgggaggtggTCCCTccaaatgagctgtgaaggtggggggttgttcttacgcatgcgctcatttcaaaaactcactaacagtctttggtttctcagttgacgaaaagatcctctttagcacctttaaataagttaaagttttcgtaaatatataaaaactatgctttttgttacGAGTAAGAAGAGCGCGACCGACTTAAAGGTAGATAGTTACCCTGCATCCAATGTTTAAGGTCAGAACTGACGAGTTTGTGTCCGGGAAGAGCACTCAGTTGGCCAGGTGACTTTTCTAAAGTGATACCGGGACCGCAGTGAATGAAATCATTGAAGATATAAGGTAATCAGAATaatcaaaaatctaaattaacatATAACTAATGATTAATTactaattggaaacacaacctaagagtAACAATCATttgagtcagattaaacgagtgaatTTAAGAACTTCACAGAggcgctgaaaaggcatacacgcgttaaccttcgcccaggccgtcggattccgtttttgggccgatgCGGGGTTCCTTacacaggtttggtggtataggtaggtttaagggttggTTAAGGGGTAAGGGAAGAGGCAACAGTGTAATTATTGATGTAATTACAGACATTGcaggtatttttttaaatataagtacaatgtaaaaacatgtacaggtccttctcaaaaaattagcatattgtgataaaagttcattattttccataatgtaatgataaaaattaaactttcatatattttagattcattgcacaccaactgaaatatttcaggtcttttattgttttaatactgatgattttggcatacagctcatgaaaacccaaaattatcaaaaatctcaaaaaattagcaaatttcatccgaccaataaaagaaaagtgtttttaataaataaaaaaaataagtcaaccttcaaataattatgttcagttatgcactcaatacttggtcgggaatccttttgcagaaatgactgcttcaatgcggcgtggcatggaggcaatcagcctgtggcactgctgaggtgttatggaggcccaggatgcgtcgatagcggccttaagctcatccagagtgttgggtcttgcgtctctcaactttctcttcacaatatcccacagattctctatggggttcaggtcaggagagttggcaggccaattgagtacagtaataccatggtcagtaaaccatttaccagtggttttggcactgtgagcaggtgccaggtcgtgctgaaaaacgaaatcttcatctccataaagcttttcagcagatggaagcatgaagtgctccaaaatctcctgatagctagctgcattgaccctgcccttgataaaacacagtggaccaacaccagcagctgacatggcaccccagaccatcactgactgtgggtacttgacactggacttcaggcattttggcatttccttctccccagtcttcctccagactctggcaccttgatttccgaatgacatgcaaaactgagcaacagtccagtgctgcttctctgtagcccaggtcaggcgcttctgccgctgtttctagttcaaaagtggcttgacctggggaatgcggcacctgtaggccatttcctgcacacgcttgtgcacggtggctctggatgtttctactccagactcagtccactgcttccgcaggtcccccaaggtctggaatcggtccttctccacaatcttcctcagggtccggtcacctcttctcgttgtgcagcgttttttgccacactttttccttcccacagacttcccactgaggtgccttgatacagcactctgggaacagcctatttgTTCAGAAAtgtctttctgtgtcttaccctctcgcttgagggtgtcaatgatggccttctggtcggcagtcttacccatgattgcggttttgagtaatgaaccaggctgggagtttttaaaagcctcaggaatcttttgcaggtgtttagagttaattagttgattcagatgattaggttaatagctcgtttagagaaccttttcatgatatgctaatttttttagataggaattttgggttttcatgagctgtatgccaaaatcatcagtattaaaacaataaaagacctgaaatatttcagttggtgtgcaatgaatctaaaatatatgaaagtttaatttttatcattacattatggaaaataatgaacttttatcacaatatgctaattttttgagaaggacctgtatgtgcacaataagtacatgtatctaattattaatttaaatgttagtacataaaCACACTtgatataaagtgggaccattcGTTCAAAAATATCTCAGTAGATTTTGGGGAGTCACaccaaattatattttacaacatAACCTTGGCATcataaaaaaagtcaaattaccTGATATTTTAAGAGACATATTGACCTTGACACACATATAatttcctgttttgttgttgttttgcacATTGGTTGCAtcatgtgaatattatgtagcatttttattaatattttaccaaaactgttttttccccataaaaaaatcacaaataaaagATTATGGCAAATtacttttctaaaaaaaaatgtcaaaaaaaaatctcattccTTTAATGAAGCTTGTCTCTTCATTATGATTTCAGGACAGTTGTATCATCCAGAGTTTTTGACCTTATGCCCCCTAAAAAATATTGAATGAACTAGTTCTGATGACCAGAATCTGCTCTTTAGATTGTGTAATTAAACGTCTCCAGTCATAAAatagaaaaagtacactttctTTAAGAAAGAATGTTTCTTTTCACCAAATCAGAAGATTTATGAACTATCTTAACCCTGAATGTTTTTAGAAAAGCCcccaattattttgttttgtgtccaTGTCATGTCATTTTTGTCAGagaattttaaagaatttttctCACAATGTTGTGCATAAAATCTGCTGCAAATTGCAGGCCCACTTTACTCTGTGCTCATTTAAACGATTGTGAAGCCTTCCATTCTCCAGACAAACACTGCCGAAACTAGTGGAATGTTTAACTATTAAGCCATCCATATTTAATACATACCAAATTTCTCACAAACATAACTCTGATAACAAAGCAGCATATTGatggttttcacaaaattattttcttttcttttactaaACAGTCTAATAACTTAAGAAAGTTAAAGtacttttttcttcattatgatATCAGGACAGTTGTATCACTtttttatcactttttatcacacactatatgtatatatatagtgtgtgataaaaagtgataaaaaAGTGATACAACTGTCCTgatatcattatatatatatatatatatatatatatatatatatatatatatatatatatatatatgccacataAAATAGAATGAATTCtcagaaattaaaaacatgttcagaAGTGGCTAAAAGTGATGTCCGGAGGGGATATTTAAAGACCTTACAAGTTTGATTTAAACCAACAAAATATGTggaaattttcttttttaaatattttaaatatgagggaagaacaaaacactgaaCTTCCTTAaagtatttatctgacaaaattaggcaaactacagctacaggtttttttttactatgcaaaaaactgcatataaataaacaaaaagcttgcaggaaaaagcatacattgactacaacataatcaattattaatattttgttggttattaatattaatatctcTGTTGTTTTTGCAtctgttcataatttctttgtatggcAGCCTGGCCAAAAAATTGTGGCTAACTGGATCCTCCCGACAATGGAGGAGGTCCAGGAGGATGCCTgctacacacacactctgtgCTCATTTCTTCCGTGACCGCCCCTAATCCTCCAGTGGACCTCACAGACCCAGATCCCTGCCAACCATCAGCCATAGCCCACTGCTGACTCAGAGCTCGTGCCCACCACAAAGCCAGAGCAAACTCCAGAGGCCATCTTCGTCCCACAGAGTCTGAGCAAATGTGAGAGCAAGCACCAATGTCTGTCCCAGAGGGCATGTTAGTGGAATTTGATGAAAGGTATTAGAGCCCCGCCCATACTCCCGCAGCTGAGGTGCGTTTGTTGAGCTCTGTCCCCACGAAAATGTTTGATTTGGAAAATATCCGCTTCAAGACTCTCCAGTCCCCACTGCTCCCGCCCAGCCTCAAGTCTCCTTCGTAGCCGCTGGTCCCGTCCAGCCTCCCACTCCCTTCTCTTCTGACAACACCATTCAGTTCCTCTGTCCCTCCTCCACTGGCTCCCTTCAGCCCCTCTGCTCCTCCTTAAGTGGCTCCATCTGGCTGCTCGGATCCACCTTGGGCTTCCAGGTTTCCACTCCACCCTGGTGTGCCGACCCCCTGGCTTCACCTCGGGCCTCCGTGCCCTGCACTCCACCTAGGCCCTCCAAACCATCCCATCTCCACTGTGGTCCATCATCCCTCAGGCTCTGCTGGGTTCCTTCGTCCGGCTCTCCGGCTGTGCTTCAAGCCTCAACCCCTCGGGTCCGCTGTGCTCCTCTTTTCTTCCAGGTCCGCCATTGTCCTTACTCCCACCAACTCCGCCCTAGTCTGCCAAACCTTCTCTTCTGACAACATCATTCAGTTCCTCTGCCCCTCCTCCACTGGCTCCCTTCAGCCGATCTGCTCCTCAAGTGGCTCCATCTGGCTGCTCGGGTCCACCTTGGGCTTCCAGATTTCCACTCCACCCTGGTGTGCCGACCCCATGGCTTCACCTCGGGCCTCCATGCCCTGCACTCCACCTAGGCCCTCCAACCAATCCCATCTCCACTGTGGTCCATCATCCCTCAGGCTCTGCTGGGTTCCTTTGTCCGGCTCTCTGGCTGTGCTTCAACCCTCCACCCCTCTGGCTCTGCTGGGCTCCTCCTTTCTTCCAGGTCCGCCATTGTCCTTACTCCCACCAACTCTGCCCTGGTCTGCCGAGCCCCCATGTCTCTTGGCACTCCAGACTTACAGTGTCACCCTGGGTTTTCGTCTCCTCAGCTCCACCTTGGTCTCTTCCTCTCCCGGCTCCACCTCAGTCTGTTAATTGCTCCTCCCTCCCCGGTTCCGCCGGTGGTCACCACTCTCCTGGCATTCTTCTAAGTCGCTCTAGTCTGTTATCCGCTGCTGGCTCCCCTATAATTCACTTCTGCCTCCAGTCCCGCCACTCTCTCCACCAAGACCCCCACCCTCCCTCCTCTTTTGGTGTTTCACTTAGGTGTCAGGAGCTGACTTCGTGAAGGGTGGGGGGTTAATGTAATGTTCAGTTTGGTTTGTGTCCCCTGGACTcttttgtaagcatattgcatAGGTGTGCTGTCACGTACGCTGGTTGCAGAAAAGAGAGTAGAGGTAGGATCTATGCACAGCAgtaacatttattaacatttcagacaaaacaaaaacacgccAAGAGCACAAGGAGAATACGCTTACAAAATTTGTaacaaattttaataatatttgaaaaagggtgaagatgtcagtTTTTGATCACTAATGTATGCAATAGTTCTTTctcaacaaaataaatgtagcaAGGCAATTTTAAGTTTATAAAAGTAGGTTATGTTGTTGCTGTGAATTGCTACTATTCTTTTTAGGAATGCTTTTCTTTTATGGATTaaagcagggatgggcaacttcggtcctggagggccacagtcctgcagagtttagctgcaaccctgataaaaactcacgtgcctgtagctttctagtaattcagaagacattgattagcttgttcacgtgtgtttgattagggttggagctgaactctgcaggatagTGTCCTTCCAGGACCAAAG
The Megalobrama amblycephala isolate DHTTF-2021 linkage group LG19, ASM1881202v1, whole genome shotgun sequence DNA segment above includes these coding regions:
- the LOC125254640 gene encoding gastrula zinc finger protein XlCGF57.1-like isoform X1, encoding MAFIKEESEGTSYPQTSTVKNEDTKEKRDLIELREEHQDLNEVEEKHHFTSGENDMSSSQTEANASQTITEANRSFACPQCGKRFTTKGNLKAHVRIHTGENPFNCTQCEKSFPFKGRLKMHMRSHTGEKPFICPQCGNSYQCQTYLNRHLRIHDAENPFFCAQCGKSFTARQNFNRHMRIHTGEKPFTCSHCRKSFPCEQYLKRHIKFHSAEKPFTCSQCGQSFTVKGSLKYHMSIHTGEKPFTCPQCGKCFTRREAFKTHLRIHTGEKPFACHHCEESFTHKGRLQTHMRIHTGKKPFACLQCGKSFTRKGTFTAHMRIHTGEKPFTCEQCGESFTCKVRLNTHIRIHTGERPFSCQQCEKSFTWARSLKNHVCAHSVLNCDRSGTEFTSASAVQTHRDIHENELYSCSLWEKSPENHWYYEED
- the LOC125254640 gene encoding gastrula zinc finger protein XlCGF8.2DB-like isoform X2 codes for the protein MSSSQTEANASQTITEANRSFACPQCGKRFTTKGNLKAHVRIHTGENPFNCTQCEKSFPFKGRLKMHMRSHTGEKPFICPQCGNSYQCQTYLNRHLRIHDAENPFFCAQCGKSFTARQNFNRHMRIHTGEKPFTCSHCRKSFPCEQYLKRHIKFHSAEKPFTCSQCGQSFTVKGSLKYHMSIHTGEKPFTCPQCGKCFTRREAFKTHLRIHTGEKPFACHHCEESFTHKGRLQTHMRIHTGKKPFACLQCGKSFTRKGTFTAHMRIHTGEKPFTCEQCGESFTCKVRLNTHIRIHTGERPFSCQQCEKSFTWARSLKNHVCAHSVLNCDRSGTEFTSASAVQTHRDIHENELYSCSLWEKSPENHWYYEED